The Chthoniobacterales bacterium genome has a window encoding:
- a CDS encoding ABC transporter permease: MHDLRFAFRQLRKSPGFTIIAVLTLALGIGANSAIFSVVNHVLLRPLPYPQPERLVYLNEVINGTDTSIALPDYVDWRNDSKSFEHLAMSRLESRNIGGLAGGQPERISVAYVTANFFSVIGLQPQLGRTFTEDEDKPGAPPLAIISDRIWDRVFHRDPKIVGQPMEFHGTPVTVIGVMPREMDSPHGVDAWFAVMRRAANPGWQNRANHPMFFGWGRLKQGVTVEQARSEIKAISARLEKVYPATNTGVGANVRPLLDNLLGNYRTSLALLLGAVAVVLLIACANLANLLAVRGAARAREFAVRAAMGAGRGQIVRQLLLESFVISTIGGALGLIFATWGRDALVAFAPAGAPRFEGIGFDWRVLAFTFLLATLTTILFGLWPAWQAARTDINTALQAGSHGSSETKSARRSRDWLVVVEVALTLLLLTAAGLVLKSFAKMQSTRLGFDPQDMLTVRIEMPFTKYTELQPILNFTNSLLGEVRKLPGVQRAALSANPPMLSGWQLSFMPEGAPPTDPSQQPSADYEVVQGDYFATLKINLIRGRTFDERDRVDSPPVVIIDQLLADTTFKGQDPIGKRLMVDTESDVVEGGQRLYEIVGVVPHLKMRGYDDAMPTPAFFFPETQIGRTNLTLLVRGSGNVKRLEKPIRDIVARLDPTQPVFDVRSMEERVAETWATQRLLSFLLTIFAGLALLLAAVGLYGVLAYSATRRLREIAVRLALGARPAHIRGLVMGHGLRLFGIGIVVGALAVLASASVIRSFLFGVSPLDAQTYLMVGLILSVVTILAAWLPARRACRVNPIVALRAE, translated from the coding sequence ATGCACGACCTTCGCTTCGCCTTCCGCCAACTCCGGAAATCGCCCGGCTTCACCATCATCGCGGTGCTCACCCTTGCGCTCGGCATCGGTGCGAACTCCGCCATCTTCAGCGTGGTTAACCACGTTCTGCTTCGGCCGCTGCCGTATCCACAACCGGAGCGGCTCGTTTATCTGAACGAAGTGATCAACGGCACCGACACGTCGATCGCGCTGCCGGATTACGTCGACTGGCGTAACGACAGCAAGTCATTTGAGCATCTCGCGATGAGCCGGTTGGAGTCGCGCAACATCGGCGGCCTTGCCGGCGGGCAACCGGAGCGAATCTCCGTCGCGTACGTGACCGCCAATTTTTTCAGCGTAATCGGTCTGCAGCCGCAGCTCGGCCGGACCTTTACCGAAGATGAAGACAAGCCCGGTGCACCGCCGCTCGCGATTATCAGCGATCGGATCTGGGACCGCGTCTTTCATCGCGACCCGAAAATCGTTGGGCAGCCGATGGAATTTCACGGCACCCCGGTCACGGTCATTGGCGTTATGCCGCGCGAGATGGATTCGCCGCACGGTGTTGACGCGTGGTTCGCGGTGATGCGCCGCGCGGCGAATCCCGGGTGGCAGAACCGGGCCAATCACCCAATGTTCTTCGGCTGGGGCCGGCTCAAGCAGGGCGTGACAGTCGAACAGGCGCGGAGCGAGATAAAAGCAATCTCCGCCCGTCTCGAAAAAGTTTATCCGGCCACCAACACCGGTGTGGGAGCAAACGTCCGTCCGCTCCTCGACAATCTTCTCGGCAATTACCGAACGAGCCTCGCCCTGCTTTTGGGCGCGGTTGCGGTGGTTTTGCTCATCGCCTGCGCGAACTTAGCGAATCTCCTGGCCGTGCGTGGGGCCGCACGCGCCCGGGAGTTTGCGGTTCGCGCAGCGATGGGTGCCGGGCGCGGCCAGATCGTGCGCCAGCTATTGCTCGAGAGCTTTGTCATTTCCACAATCGGCGGCGCGCTCGGATTGATCTTCGCCACCTGGGGACGAGACGCTCTCGTCGCTTTCGCTCCGGCTGGCGCGCCGCGCTTCGAAGGGATCGGATTCGACTGGCGGGTGTTGGCGTTCACTTTTCTCCTGGCGACATTAACCACGATTTTGTTCGGACTCTGGCCCGCCTGGCAGGCGGCGCGGACCGACATCAACACCGCGCTCCAAGCCGGCTCGCATGGAAGCTCGGAAACGAAATCTGCGCGCCGGAGCCGCGACTGGCTCGTGGTCGTCGAGGTGGCGTTGACGTTGTTGCTCCTGACCGCGGCTGGCCTTGTCCTCAAGAGCTTTGCGAAAATGCAGTCGACGCGGCTCGGCTTCGATCCGCAGGACATGCTCACGGTTCGAATCGAAATGCCGTTCACAAAATATACGGAGCTGCAGCCGATCTTAAATTTCACGAACAGTTTGCTCGGCGAAGTCCGCAAGCTGCCGGGAGTGCAAAGGGCGGCCCTCTCTGCAAACCCGCCGATGCTCAGCGGTTGGCAGCTCAGTTTCATGCCGGAAGGCGCACCGCCGACCGATCCCAGCCAGCAACCGTCGGCCGATTATGAAGTCGTGCAGGGCGATTATTTCGCCACCCTCAAAATAAACCTGATTCGCGGACGAACCTTCGACGAACGCGATCGCGTCGATTCGCCGCCGGTTGTCATTATCGACCAGTTACTGGCCGACACGACATTCAAGGGCCAGGATCCGATCGGGAAGCGGCTGATGGTTGATACGGAATCGGATGTGGTCGAAGGCGGTCAGCGGCTTTACGAGATCGTCGGCGTTGTGCCACATCTGAAGATGCGCGGCTACGACGACGCAATGCCGACCCCGGCGTTTTTCTTTCCGGAAACACAGATTGGCCGCACGAATCTTACTCTGCTCGTCCGGGGCTCCGGCAACGTGAAGCGCCTCGAGAAACCGATTCGCGATATCGTCGCCCGGCTCGATCCAACTCAGCCAGTCTTCGATGTCCGTTCGATGGAAGAACGCGTGGCCGAAACATGGGCGACGCAACGGCTGCTCTCGTTCCTGCTCACGATCTTCGCGGGGCTTGCGTTACTCCTCGCTGCCGTCGGGTTGTATGGGGTGCTGGCTTACAGCGCGACGCGGAGACTGCGAGAAATCGCGGTGCGGCTCGCGCTTGGAGCGCGCCCCGCGCACATCCGTGGGTTAGTCATGGGCCACGGGCTGCGGCTGTTTGGCATCGGCATCGTCGTTGGCGCCCTCGCTGTCCTTGCGTCCGCCAGCGTCATTCGCAGCTTTCTCTTCGGCGTTTCGCCGCTGGATGCGCAGACCTACCTGATGGTCGGCCTGATCCTTTCCGTCGTCACCATCCTGGCCGCGTGGCTCCCCGCCCGCCGCGCCTGCCGGGTCAACCCCATTGTCGCTCTTCGAGCGGAATAA
- a CDS encoding ABC transporter permease: protein MTSDEMMNDLRFAFRQLWKSPGFAIVAIATLALGIGANTAIFSVIESALLRPLPFPNADRLVRVYETFDENGARSNALNLAEKTVQQWREYGRDIFEGIGVATGASVTVSNAGEPTQSFPAARISSNFLTVLGFQPARGRNFTEAEDQPGGPRLVIVGYDFWQRNLGGREDVIGLKLKLDDAPYTVVGVMPKTFRHPYRAQFWLPIGLSFAANSQSNHYLYGVARLRPGISLEQADAAGRRMCAAINQAAPDKNNALRAYLIPLRDSFVMNLRPKLLLIAGAGLCALLVAAANFAGLMLARVVERDGEMALRSAIGATRGRLIRQGVMQALVLAAFGTLVGLLIAGWLTPALVALSPEGTDATGSAIREFDYGVRLDWPVFAFATGAMFLIGVGFGLLPAWRASRADLRSALGGIGRGATLDRGTKRLLGGLIVLEIAIAAVLLMGSLSLTQYFRKVVHEPWGFATDRRIVFNSMLSERLFDSADSRMRTIEKTVAELRNLPGVRSAAVTAPSPMEAARDLMSCVPEGSQPPEPRGIYLAYMRGAGPGYFSTVGQRLVRGREFAETDTADAPQVCIVNEAFARRFWPGQDPLGKRVKHGRLDNPRPWYTVVGVVADTKAIVDPHDGEVVGTVAIPLSRWLTIGGDEMTYVVESAGEPKALEGSLRTALTRADPRLAAYAMISLEAAAAETWVTERFLFVLVALFGVLGLLLACIGVYGLLALQVARRTREFGVRFALGATTSAIIRLVASQGARLLAIGFVAGGIAAWATSRVAQHEWPEIPSANFLIWLGAAAVLSAGVALASWLPARRASRVDPVIALRAE, encoded by the coding sequence GTGACAAGTGACGAGATGATGAACGACTTACGATTTGCTTTCCGCCAGCTTTGGAAATCGCCGGGCTTCGCCATTGTGGCGATCGCCACGCTCGCGCTCGGCATCGGCGCGAACACCGCCATCTTTTCGGTAATCGAAAGCGCGCTCCTGCGTCCCTTGCCTTTTCCGAATGCAGACCGGCTCGTCCGCGTCTACGAAACGTTCGACGAGAACGGGGCGCGAAGTAATGCGCTGAACCTGGCCGAGAAAACCGTGCAGCAATGGCGCGAATACGGCCGCGATATCTTTGAGGGAATCGGTGTCGCCACCGGCGCCAGCGTGACTGTCTCGAATGCCGGGGAGCCTACCCAAAGTTTCCCGGCGGCCCGGATCAGCTCGAACTTCCTGACGGTCCTCGGTTTCCAGCCCGCTCGCGGACGCAATTTCACTGAGGCCGAAGATCAGCCGGGCGGTCCGCGCCTTGTCATCGTCGGTTACGATTTCTGGCAACGGAATCTTGGCGGGCGCGAAGATGTTATCGGACTGAAGCTCAAGCTCGACGACGCGCCTTACACAGTCGTCGGCGTGATGCCGAAGACCTTCCGCCATCCGTACCGCGCCCAATTCTGGCTCCCGATTGGGTTGAGCTTTGCGGCCAATTCGCAATCGAACCACTATCTCTATGGCGTCGCCCGCTTGCGTCCGGGAATTTCGCTCGAGCAGGCGGATGCGGCCGGCCGTCGCATGTGCGCCGCAATCAACCAGGCCGCGCCCGACAAGAACAACGCCTTGCGCGCTTACCTGATCCCGCTGCGCGACAGCTTTGTCATGAACCTGCGTCCGAAGCTTCTTTTGATCGCGGGCGCCGGACTCTGCGCGTTGCTCGTGGCCGCGGCGAACTTCGCCGGATTAATGCTCGCCCGGGTGGTTGAACGGGACGGCGAGATGGCGTTGCGCTCCGCGATCGGAGCGACGCGCGGCCGGCTTATTCGCCAGGGTGTGATGCAGGCGCTGGTACTGGCCGCTTTCGGTACGCTTGTTGGATTACTTATCGCCGGTTGGCTCACGCCTGCACTCGTCGCCCTTAGCCCTGAGGGCACGGACGCCACCGGCAGCGCGATCCGCGAATTTGATTACGGGGTGCGGCTCGATTGGCCGGTCTTCGCTTTCGCAACCGGCGCGATGTTCCTGATTGGCGTCGGCTTTGGGTTGCTGCCGGCGTGGCGCGCCTCGCGCGCGGATTTGCGAAGCGCGCTCGGCGGCATCGGCCGCGGCGCGACCCTCGATCGCGGGACCAAACGATTGCTCGGCGGACTCATCGTGCTCGAAATCGCGATCGCCGCCGTGTTGCTCATGGGCAGCCTGAGCTTGACGCAATATTTCCGCAAAGTTGTCCACGAACCGTGGGGCTTCGCCACCGATCGTCGCATTGTCTTCAACTCGATGCTGTCGGAACGGCTTTTTGACTCCGCCGACTCCCGCATGCGGACGATCGAGAAGACCGTCGCCGAATTACGAAATCTCCCGGGCGTTCGATCGGCAGCGGTGACGGCGCCTTCCCCGATGGAAGCGGCCCGCGATTTGATGAGCTGTGTTCCGGAAGGAAGTCAGCCGCCGGAGCCGCGCGGGATTTACCTCGCCTACATGCGCGGAGCCGGCCCCGGGTATTTCTCGACGGTGGGACAACGGCTGGTGCGCGGCCGCGAATTCGCCGAGACCGACACCGCGGACGCGCCGCAGGTGTGCATCGTGAACGAAGCGTTCGCGCGCCGTTTTTGGCCCGGCCAGGATCCCCTGGGAAAACGGGTCAAGCATGGACGGCTCGATAATCCAAGGCCGTGGTACACGGTCGTCGGCGTCGTTGCCGACACAAAAGCCATCGTCGATCCGCATGATGGGGAAGTGGTCGGGACCGTGGCGATCCCGTTGTCCCGCTGGCTGACGATCGGCGGCGACGAAATGACTTACGTCGTCGAAAGCGCCGGCGAACCGAAGGCCTTGGAAGGCTCTTTGCGGACTGCGCTAACCCGCGCCGACCCACGCCTCGCGGCCTACGCCATGATTTCCCTCGAAGCCGCGGCGGCGGAGACATGGGTCACGGAGCGATTTCTTTTCGTTCTCGTCGCGCTTTTCGGCGTCCTGGGATTACTGCTCGCTTGTATTGGGGTTTACGGTTTGCTCGCTCTGCAAGTGGCGCGGCGGACACGCGAGTTCGGCGTTCGGTTCGCTTTGGGAGCAACCACGTCCGCCATCATTCGTTTGGTCGCGAGTCAGGGCGCACGGCTTCTCGCCATTGGATTTGTTGCTGGCGGTATCGCGGCCTGGGCCACGTCTCGCGTCGCGCAACATGAATGGCCCGAGATTCCATCAGCCAACTTTCTGATCTGGCTCGGCGCCGCGGCTGTTCTCTCCGCCGGCGTCGCCCTCGCCTCCTGGCTTCCCGCGCGCCGCGCCTCTCGAGTCGACCCCGTCATCGCTCTTCGCGCCGAATGA
- a CDS encoding ABC transporter permease, giving the protein MTTLIYDLRYGVRMLLKNPGFTLAALITLALGIASSTAIFSVIDGVLLHPLPYPDSEKILVLDPTQRSTGTPGGAFAPANYIDYAAQNDVFTQVSASRGEQFSLSDGDRPERVRGTMATSNLFPLFGVSPILGRTLLPSDEQPGHSHVVVLSSELWARRYGSDRNIIGREISLNDEPHTVVGIMPPNYLPDGYGELWVPSAFGIPTNSLRPNVDPRPIRGSNYLDVFARLKPGVTLEKARAEMDAISRRLEQQYQNDNQDVGIRVTPLHEDVVGGIRPVLLLLFAAVGFLLFIGCANVANLLLARAATRSREISIRAAMGASRSRLIRQLLTESVLLAVIGGAIGAVLAAWAIPLLMAMAPPALRNFKEIGLNGPVLAFSLVVSVVTGILFGLAPAITSASGNPAESLKQGERGSTAGGSRRRAFLIATEVGLSLVLLIGAGLMIKSFANLTKVAPGFDPDRLLVFTIGASAKANDDQQVQFYQQILQQTATVPGVEHVAAVSRLPFSGGNSSRTFNRPGSTKQDNADIRVATADYFQTMGMPLVRGRNFNEHDTKDSTRVAIINEQCAKDVFPGEDPIGQYVENYGPKNEKLQVVGVVGNVRHLALETAPRPELYQPLGQGLWPSVFIAVRTTPENSLTLLPAVQQAVWSVNKSVPLGNPRTMNDIIARTLLQKKFTMMLLSIFAGAALILAAVGLYGVISYSVAQRTRELGIRIALGAQRSDVLRLILRQGMTLVAAGVIFGVAASLGLTRLIASLLYGISASDPITFVLLSLALTLVAFVACWLPARRASAVDPIVALHAE; this is encoded by the coding sequence ATGACCACCCTGATTTACGATCTTCGCTACGGCGTCCGGATGCTGCTGAAAAATCCGGGCTTCACTTTGGCCGCGCTCATTACTCTTGCGCTCGGCATCGCCAGCTCGACTGCCATCTTCAGTGTGATCGACGGCGTGCTTCTCCATCCGTTGCCGTATCCCGATTCGGAAAAAATCCTGGTCCTCGATCCAACCCAGCGCAGCACCGGCACGCCGGGCGGCGCGTTTGCGCCGGCCAATTACATCGATTACGCCGCGCAGAATGACGTGTTCACCCAGGTCTCGGCTTCGCGTGGCGAGCAATTCAGCCTGAGCGATGGCGACCGGCCGGAACGCGTGCGCGGCACGATGGCGACGTCGAACCTCTTCCCGCTCTTCGGCGTTTCGCCGATCCTCGGCCGCACCCTGCTGCCGTCGGATGAACAGCCGGGACACAGCCACGTCGTCGTCCTCAGCTCGGAACTTTGGGCGCGGCGTTACGGCTCCGATCGCAACATCATTGGCCGTGAAATCTCGCTCAACGACGAGCCGCACACGGTCGTCGGCATCATGCCGCCGAATTATCTGCCGGACGGCTACGGCGAACTCTGGGTGCCATCCGCCTTCGGCATCCCGACAAATTCTCTCCGCCCGAATGTCGACCCGCGCCCGATCCGCGGCAGCAATTACCTCGACGTCTTCGCGCGCTTGAAGCCCGGCGTCACCCTCGAGAAAGCGCGCGCCGAGATGGACGCGATCAGCCGCCGGCTCGAGCAGCAATACCAAAACGACAACCAGGATGTCGGCATTCGCGTCACGCCGTTGCACGAGGATGTCGTCGGCGGAATTCGTCCCGTGCTCCTCCTTCTCTTCGCGGCGGTCGGCTTCCTCCTTTTCATCGGCTGCGCGAATGTCGCGAACCTTTTGCTGGCGCGCGCCGCCACCCGCTCGCGCGAGATCTCCATCCGGGCCGCGATGGGAGCCAGCCGGTCGCGCCTGATCCGGCAATTGCTCACCGAGAGCGTGCTCCTCGCGGTCATCGGGGGAGCGATCGGCGCGGTGCTCGCCGCGTGGGCGATCCCGTTGCTGATGGCGATGGCGCCGCCGGCATTGCGCAATTTCAAGGAGATCGGTCTCAATGGCCCGGTCCTGGCCTTCAGTCTGGTGGTGTCGGTTGTGACCGGCATCCTGTTCGGGCTCGCCCCTGCGATCACCTCCGCTTCGGGCAACCCGGCCGAGTCCTTGAAACAGGGTGAGCGCGGCAGCACGGCCGGCGGAAGCAGACGGCGCGCGTTCCTCATTGCGACGGAAGTGGGCCTGTCGCTCGTTCTCCTGATCGGCGCCGGGCTCATGATCAAGAGCTTCGCCAACCTGACGAAGGTCGCGCCCGGATTTGATCCCGACCGTCTCCTGGTCTTCACGATCGGCGCCTCGGCGAAGGCGAATGACGATCAACAGGTCCAATTTTATCAGCAGATTCTGCAACAGACCGCGACCGTTCCAGGGGTCGAGCACGTCGCCGCCGTGAGCCGGCTTCCATTCTCGGGCGGAAACAGTTCCCGCACTTTCAACCGGCCCGGCAGCACAAAACAGGACAACGCCGACATCCGGGTAGCGACGGCGGATTATTTCCAGACCATGGGCATGCCCCTCGTCCGCGGCCGCAATTTCAACGAGCACGACACGAAGGACTCGACCCGCGTCGCGATCATCAACGAACAATGCGCCAAGGACGTTTTCCCCGGCGAAGATCCGATCGGCCAATACGTCGAGAACTACGGGCCGAAAAACGAAAAGCTTCAGGTCGTGGGCGTGGTGGGCAATGTCCGCCATCTTGCCCTCGAAACCGCGCCTCGGCCTGAACTTTACCAGCCGCTCGGCCAGGGATTATGGCCCTCCGTTTTCATCGCCGTCCGGACCACGCCGGAAAATTCGCTGACGCTCCTGCCGGCCGTGCAGCAGGCGGTCTGGAGCGTGAACAAGTCGGTGCCGCTCGGTAATCCGCGGACGATGAACGACATCATCGCGCGAACGTTGCTCCAGAAAAAATTCACGATGATGTTGCTCAGCATTTTCGCGGGAGCAGCGCTGATCCTGGCCGCGGTCGGTTTGTATGGCGTGATTTCGTATTCGGTCGCTCAACGGACGCGAGAGCTTGGAATCCGGATCGCGCTCGGCGCGCAACGGAGCGATGTCCTGCGGTTGATCCTGCGCCAGGGCATGACGCTGGTGGCCGCCGGCGTCATCTTCGGAGTCGCGGCCTCGCTTGGCCTGACGAGACTCATCGCCTCATTGCTCTACGGAATTAGCGCGAGCGATCCGATTACGTTTGTCCTTCTCTCGCTCGCCCTGACCCTGGTCGCCTTTGTGGCCTGCTGGTTGCCCGCCCGCCGGGCCAGCGCCGTCGATCCCATCGTCGCCCTCCACGCCGAATGA
- a CDS encoding ABC transporter permease, translating to MNDLRFAFRQLLKSPGFTFVAVLTLALGIGVNSAIFTVVNAVFLERLPYRDANRIAVIWETNVKRPGVSNVVGPANFIRWKERATSFESMAAYAETRANLTDGSNPEELIAQNVTAEYFSVIGVGPILGRAFTAEESADPKASVVILSYELWQRRFASDQSIIGRIIQLQGKPQTVIGVMPPAVRLYLKAGSLVNKPVDFWWPYVLGPEARQAQGRYLTVIGRLKPGVTVESARNEMRSIYSSVTQELPEFDTGWSTKVVPLRQELSGEIRPALLVLSGAVAFVLLIACANVANLLLARGAARKHELAVRSALGATRGQIVKQLLTESLLLGIFGGLVSLLVAQWSLALLETLSPIDLTAIGHLSLSYPVLAFTGAISIATAVGCGFASALEGSRADVQQALTQGGRQIGGGLRHRQLRHAFVIAEIALAVVLLIGAGLMLRSFASMRQVDPGFDPANVLTMRMQLPRAKYPDDGARIRFFRELTARVATLPGVQSVGAISYLPMAGLGAGTDFTIEGEPPPAPGQGKTIDVTVCDNGFFRTLKIPLIRGRFFTEEEMQEKRDVVIVNDAFAQQYFGNQDPIGKRVTINMLEKNVPTEIIGVVGNTHAVDLASSAKPFGYWPHPQLAYSLMTLTVRTAGNPLGLAQPVEAQVHAMDKDQPVSEVRTMEQWVAKSMAQIRFSSSLLMAFAGLALLLAAVGIYGVMSYAVSQRTSEIGVRLAVGAEGKDILRMIVWDGTRLAAIGLTIGLILAVALSRTINSLLFQTASADPLTFAAVVTVLGAFALLASYLPARRAARVDPLLALRAQ from the coding sequence ATGAACGACCTACGCTTTGCTTTCCGACAGCTTTTGAAATCGCCGGGCTTTACGTTCGTGGCTGTTCTGACGCTCGCGCTCGGGATCGGAGTGAACAGCGCGATTTTCACGGTTGTTAACGCGGTCTTTCTGGAACGTTTGCCCTATCGGGACGCCAACCGCATCGCAGTCATCTGGGAGACAAACGTGAAACGCCCGGGCGTCTCGAATGTCGTCGGGCCGGCGAATTTCATTCGTTGGAAGGAACGCGCCACTTCGTTCGAAAGCATGGCGGCTTACGCGGAGACACGCGCGAACCTGACCGACGGGAGCAACCCGGAGGAACTGATCGCGCAAAACGTCACCGCGGAATATTTCTCCGTGATCGGCGTTGGCCCGATTCTCGGACGCGCTTTCACGGCAGAGGAAAGCGCAGACCCGAAAGCGTCGGTCGTCATCCTGAGTTACGAACTTTGGCAGCGGCGTTTCGCGTCCGACCAATCGATCATCGGGCGCATCATTCAGTTGCAGGGAAAACCGCAAACAGTGATCGGCGTGATGCCGCCTGCGGTGCGTCTCTATTTGAAGGCCGGTTCGCTCGTGAATAAGCCGGTCGACTTTTGGTGGCCCTACGTTCTCGGACCGGAGGCCCGCCAGGCGCAAGGCCGTTACCTTACCGTCATCGGCCGGCTGAAGCCCGGCGTAACCGTCGAGAGCGCGCGCAACGAAATGCGTTCGATCTACTCCAGCGTCACCCAGGAATTGCCCGAGTTCGACACGGGTTGGAGCACGAAAGTGGTGCCGCTTCGCCAGGAATTATCAGGAGAAATCCGTCCGGCCCTGCTGGTTTTGTCCGGCGCCGTCGCGTTCGTGCTTCTTATCGCCTGCGCGAACGTGGCCAACCTTCTTCTCGCGCGCGGCGCCGCTCGCAAACACGAGCTCGCGGTTCGATCCGCCCTCGGCGCGACCCGCGGGCAGATCGTCAAACAACTGCTGACGGAAAGTTTGTTGCTCGGAATTTTCGGGGGACTCGTCAGCTTGCTGGTCGCGCAATGGAGCCTTGCCCTGCTCGAAACCCTGAGCCCGATCGATCTCACGGCAATCGGTCATCTCTCGCTCAGCTACCCGGTCCTCGCGTTTACGGGCGCGATCTCCATTGCGACCGCGGTGGGCTGCGGCTTCGCCTCGGCGCTGGAAGGATCGCGCGCCGATGTTCAGCAGGCCCTTACCCAGGGCGGACGCCAGATCGGCGGCGGCTTGCGCCATCGACAATTGCGCCACGCTTTTGTGATCGCCGAGATCGCGCTCGCGGTCGTGCTGTTGATCGGCGCCGGTCTCATGCTCCGCAGTTTCGCCTCGATGCGCCAGGTCGATCCCGGTTTCGATCCGGCCAACGTCCTCACCATGCGGATGCAATTGCCCCGCGCGAAATATCCGGATGACGGCGCGCGGATCCGCTTCTTTCGCGAGCTGACTGCGCGCGTCGCCACTCTTCCCGGAGTGCAATCCGTGGGCGCGATCAGCTATCTCCCGATGGCTGGTCTCGGCGCCGGGACGGATTTCACGATTGAAGGCGAACCGCCGCCCGCTCCGGGCCAGGGCAAAACAATCGACGTCACGGTTTGCGACAACGGTTTCTTTCGCACTCTCAAGATTCCACTCATCCGCGGCCGCTTTTTTACCGAGGAGGAAATGCAGGAGAAACGCGACGTCGTCATCGTGAATGACGCGTTCGCCCAACAATATTTCGGAAACCAGGACCCGATCGGGAAACGCGTCACGATCAACATGCTGGAGAAGAACGTGCCGACGGAAATCATCGGCGTGGTCGGCAACACCCACGCGGTTGATCTCGCTTCGTCGGCAAAACCGTTCGGTTATTGGCCCCATCCACAGCTCGCTTACAGCCTGATGACACTGACTGTCCGCACAGCGGGCAATCCGCTCGGGCTTGCTCAACCAGTCGAAGCGCAGGTCCATGCCATGGACAAAGACCAGCCGGTTTCTGAAGTGCGGACGATGGAGCAGTGGGTCGCGAAATCGATGGCGCAGATTCGCTTTAGCTCGTCTCTGCTGATGGCGTTTGCCGGGCTCGCGCTCCTCCTGGCGGCGGTTGGAATTTATGGCGTGATGTCGTATGCGGTCAGCCAGCGAACGTCCGAGATCGGCGTCCGCCTCGCCGTGGGCGCCGAAGGAAAAGACATCCTGCGAATGATCGTCTGGGACGGCACGCGGCTCGCCGCGATTGGCCTCACCATCGGCTTGATCCTCGCCGTCGCCCTGAGCCGCACCATCAACAGCCTGCTCTTCCAAACCGCTTCCGCCGATCCGCTCACTTTCGCCGCGGTCGTGACGGTCCTGGGCGCATTCGCGCTCCTGGCCAGCTATCTCCCAGCCCGCCGCGCCGCCCGCGTCGACCCGCTCCTCGCTCTCCGCGCCCAATGA